In Archangium violaceum, the following are encoded in one genomic region:
- a CDS encoding ABC transporter permease: MALDGRLWDGISRSMGRLAQGYAISVLIGVPLGILMGRVRTLRRALRPLVVGLQALPSICWLPLALLWFGLTETSIIFVVVMGSVLAIAIAVEDGVMNVDPLLLRVSSTYGIRGARFYGGVLLPAALPGIVTGLKLGWSFAWRALMAGELLYVSGGLGQLLTMGRELMEIPQVMAVMVCIILVGTLIDRVLFQSVETRVRRRWGLAAT; this comes from the coding sequence ATGGCGCTCGATGGCCGGCTGTGGGACGGCATCTCGCGCTCCATGGGACGGCTCGCGCAGGGCTACGCCATCTCCGTGCTCATCGGCGTGCCGCTCGGCATCCTCATGGGACGCGTGCGCACCTTGAGGCGCGCGCTGCGGCCGCTGGTGGTGGGCCTGCAGGCGCTGCCCTCCATCTGCTGGCTGCCCCTGGCCCTGCTGTGGTTCGGCCTCACCGAGACGTCCATCATCTTCGTGGTGGTGATGGGCTCGGTGCTCGCCATCGCCATCGCCGTGGAGGATGGCGTGATGAACGTGGACCCGCTGCTCTTGCGCGTGTCCTCCACGTACGGCATCCGCGGGGCGCGCTTCTATGGAGGTGTGCTGCTGCCCGCGGCGCTGCCGGGCATCGTCACCGGGCTCAAGCTGGGGTGGAGCTTCGCCTGGAGGGCCCTCATGGCCGGCGAGCTGCTGTACGTGTCCGGAGGCCTCGGCCAGCTGCTCACCATGGGCCGCGAGCTGATGGAGATTCCCCAGGTGATGGCGGTGATGGTGTGCATCATCCTCGTGGGCACCCTCATCGACCGCGTCCTCTTCCAGTCGGTGGAGACGCGCGTGCGCCGCCGCTGGGGACTGGCCGCTACCTGA
- a CDS encoding ABC transporter substrate-binding protein — protein sequence MRIGFLVASLTVLCLSVAGCKKEPSKEEAAKQAAAQPLRVGFFPNITHAQALVGNGSGAFKQAVPNIELKMFNAGPAAMEALTSGSLEASYVGTGPAINTFLKAGRELRIIAVAVDGGAVLVTKTARSPAELKGKTLASPQLGNTQDIALRHWLGQQGLKVGQDVTVTPLSNPDILGLFLNGKIEGAWVPEPWGARMVAEGGGHILVDERDLWPDKRFHTTVLVTTRKALEERREQLKQLLRAHVALTQQWQQQPDAFVSRVNEAFGKVTGHPISEPILKDSFSRLDPALEAMPAQLEQAARHAQQLGFIPSSDLSGLVDTSLLREVMAPDAKP from the coding sequence ATGCGTATCGGATTCCTCGTCGCGAGTCTCACCGTCCTCTGTCTGTCCGTCGCTGGCTGCAAGAAGGAGCCGTCGAAAGAAGAAGCGGCGAAGCAGGCCGCCGCACAGCCGCTCCGGGTGGGCTTCTTCCCCAACATCACCCATGCCCAGGCACTGGTGGGCAACGGCTCGGGCGCGTTCAAGCAGGCCGTGCCCAACATCGAGCTGAAGATGTTCAACGCCGGACCGGCGGCCATGGAGGCGCTCACCTCCGGTTCGCTCGAGGCCTCGTACGTGGGCACGGGGCCGGCCATCAACACCTTCCTCAAGGCGGGGCGCGAGCTGCGCATCATCGCGGTGGCGGTGGACGGCGGCGCGGTGCTGGTGACGAAGACGGCGCGCTCCCCCGCGGAGCTCAAGGGCAAGACGCTGGCCAGCCCGCAGCTGGGCAACACCCAGGACATCGCGCTGCGGCACTGGCTGGGCCAGCAGGGGCTGAAGGTGGGGCAGGACGTCACCGTCACCCCGCTGTCCAACCCGGACATCCTCGGCCTCTTCCTCAACGGTAAAATCGAAGGCGCCTGGGTGCCCGAGCCCTGGGGCGCGCGCATGGTCGCCGAGGGCGGTGGTCACATCCTCGTGGACGAGCGCGACCTGTGGCCCGACAAGCGCTTCCACACCACCGTGCTCGTCACCACGCGCAAGGCGCTGGAGGAGCGGCGCGAGCAGCTCAAGCAACTGCTGCGCGCCCACGTGGCCCTCACCCAGCAGTGGCAGCAACAGCCCGACGCCTTCGTCTCGCGCGTCAACGAGGCCTTCGGCAAGGTGACCGGGCATCCCATCTCCGAACCCATCCTGAAGGACTCCTTCAGCCGCCTGGATCCCGCGCTGGAGGCGATGCCCGCTCAGCTCGAGCAGGCAGCCAGACACGCACAGCAGCTCGGCTTCATCCCGAGCTCGGACCTGTCGGGCCTGGTGGACACCTCGCTCCTGCGCGAGGTGATGGCGCCGGACGCG